The proteins below come from a single Synechococcus sp. WH 8101 genomic window:
- a CDS encoding TolC family protein yields the protein MTSAGLVLLILRRCSRLTPLLTLLTALSPAGAQPVQPRATAVPPLNTGGGTRQLEESWNQLNRQMEALDSMLGPAPGLDSSDDLAAPEVPANLLDANQPPSGPLSPEEARPDAPLSLPNAGTPANQIKAVSLKDAIAIAFQNNPNLQVQRDQIAAQAATVAAAAGSYWPTISVFGNVEGFQSGTTTYSPYGNNTYGFGPPFATQGQMPNFALTKNGTSVSGDSAGPFYVPAGGGLGAVANGVSADAGLQLNYAVIDFARTPRVRAAQAVLEQQEKTYANDLRALQLAVSEAYYDLQRSEQLVRIRDAVVRTDLVVLEDVLDLKRAGLVPRVDLLRRSAVLSADQEDLIQALADRAVARRRLWTVLNLPASVTPSAADPISLQPAWPLNLEQTLLAAYDNNPELEAILATRRALALRQDATAAQLLPKLSLFAAAGGLGSVERLFNFSVIGGGCCGATFLPLEQVSGYEWSVGLAFNWLIFDAGTTANSVKALALKERAEAQRYASTRNDIRLRLEQAFLNHEASLAKLVSARRAVGASKEAFRDTKLRYQTGLANEIDLSVTQERLVNSLVRRLFATVDVNTTYARLLRELLPMPSDPSVAVPTQLTLNRSERP from the coding sequence ATGACCAGCGCCGGACTTGTGCTCCTGATTCTCCGCCGCTGTTCCCGTCTCACGCCGCTGCTCACTCTGCTGACAGCGCTCTCTCCCGCTGGCGCACAGCCGGTGCAACCCCGCGCCACCGCGGTGCCCCCCCTCAACACCGGCGGCGGCACCCGCCAGCTGGAAGAAAGCTGGAATCAGCTCAACCGCCAGATGGAGGCGCTCGATTCGATGCTGGGTCCGGCGCCAGGCCTTGACAGCAGCGACGATCTGGCCGCCCCCGAGGTACCCGCCAACCTGCTCGATGCCAACCAACCGCCTTCCGGTCCCCTCAGCCCCGAGGAGGCTCGTCCAGATGCGCCCTTGAGCCTGCCGAACGCAGGCACCCCCGCCAACCAGATCAAGGCGGTGAGCCTGAAGGACGCGATCGCGATCGCCTTCCAGAACAACCCGAACCTGCAGGTGCAGCGGGATCAGATCGCCGCCCAGGCCGCCACCGTGGCCGCCGCGGCCGGCAGCTACTGGCCCACGATCAGCGTGTTCGGCAACGTCGAGGGCTTCCAGAGTGGCACCACCACCTACTCCCCCTACGGCAACAACACCTACGGCTTTGGGCCCCCCTTTGCGACCCAGGGGCAGATGCCGAATTTCGCCCTCACCAAAAACGGCACATCAGTCAGCGGCGATTCCGCCGGGCCGTTCTACGTGCCAGCCGGAGGAGGCCTGGGAGCCGTCGCCAACGGTGTGTCGGCCGATGCGGGCCTGCAACTGAACTACGCGGTGATCGACTTCGCCCGGACGCCGCGGGTGCGGGCTGCCCAGGCCGTGCTCGAACAGCAGGAGAAGACCTACGCCAACGACCTGCGCGCCCTGCAGCTGGCGGTGAGCGAGGCCTACTACGACCTGCAGCGCAGCGAGCAGCTGGTGCGCATCCGCGATGCGGTGGTGCGCACCGATCTGGTGGTGCTCGAAGACGTGCTCGACCTCAAGCGGGCCGGCCTGGTGCCCAGGGTCGACCTGCTGCGTCGCAGCGCCGTGCTGTCGGCTGATCAGGAGGATCTGATTCAGGCCCTGGCCGACCGTGCCGTCGCCCGCCGCCGCCTCTGGACCGTGCTCAACCTGCCGGCCTCGGTCACCCCCAGCGCCGCCGATCCGATCAGCCTGCAACCGGCCTGGCCCCTCAATCTGGAGCAGACCCTGCTGGCGGCTTACGACAACAACCCCGAACTGGAAGCGATCCTCGCCACCCGCCGCGCCCTCGCCCTGCGCCAGGACGCCACCGCCGCCCAGCTGCTGCCCAAGCTGAGCCTGTTCGCCGCTGCCGGTGGTCTGGGGTCGGTGGAGCGATTGTTCAATTTCTCGGTCATCGGCGGTGGCTGTTGCGGTGCCACCTTCCTTCCACTGGAGCAGGTGAGCGGTTACGAGTGGTCGGTGGGTCTGGCCTTCAACTGGCTGATCTTCGATGCCGGCACCACCGCCAACAGCGTCAAAGCCCTGGCGCTGAAGGAACGGGCGGAAGCGCAGCGCTACGCCAGCACCCGCAACGACATCCGTCTACGCCTGGAGCAGGCCTTCCTCAACCATGAAGCCAGCCTCGCCAAGCTCGTGTCGGCTCGACGGGCCGTGGGGGCGAGCAAGGAGGCCTTCCGCGACACGAAGCTGCGCTATCAGACCGGTCTGGCCAATGAAATCGATCTCTCGGTGACCCAGGAGCGACTGGTGAATTCCCTGGTGCGCCGCCTCTTCGCCACCGTGGATGTGAACACCACCTACGCCCGCTTGCTGCGCGAACTGCTGCCCATGCCCAGTGACCCCTCGGTAGCGGTTCCCACCCAACTCACGCTCAACCGCTCAGAGCGCCCTTGA
- a CDS encoding FUSC family protein has protein sequence MAAPTPKTTQRNPWVVRSDLRLAVVTGLSAGFGLLSDIPFGYYLPMTTAAVLSSSYGSSLKLGIQRLLGSLMGVILLVIFSRSLQLPLALSLGLALGATRLLGGALGLQVGYKVAGNIIIMGWLVHNSEETVWGPLRLFWTSLGIVISLWAARWIWPSRTIPELHQQWASFLDSLAEELNLESHQLQQERPHRLSTTERRTRRTTLLNTINTIRQQRQTAQMELGASPENHPLHRLWSQLDLLSSQLLSTIDGLRGLPAPIHFPDDVRHLHTQEVRVLEKEITLLNTLADEIRRPSLLNQQTMRCEALKSAFQDLQTEANELEHQVLQTTKSAQAQVSAQRLRQMVLRASLLGHMVMITRDNTPGLAGSTPVLAQALASDGSAGSGGLR, from the coding sequence ATGGCTGCTCCAACGCCAAAGACAACGCAACGCAATCCCTGGGTGGTGCGAAGCGATCTACGCCTGGCCGTGGTGACCGGCCTGAGCGCCGGCTTCGGTCTGCTCAGCGACATCCCTTTCGGCTACTACCTGCCGATGACCACGGCAGCCGTGCTCTCCAGTTCCTACGGCAGTTCGCTGAAGCTGGGCATCCAACGGCTGCTTGGGTCGCTCATGGGGGTGATCCTGCTGGTGATCTTCTCGCGCAGCCTGCAACTCCCACTCGCTCTCTCCCTGGGTCTGGCTCTGGGGGCAACACGCCTCCTGGGCGGAGCGCTTGGCCTGCAGGTGGGTTACAAGGTGGCGGGCAACATCATCATCATGGGCTGGTTGGTTCACAACAGCGAAGAAACCGTCTGGGGACCGCTACGCCTGTTCTGGACCTCGCTGGGCATCGTCATCTCCCTGTGGGCTGCCCGATGGATCTGGCCAAGTCGCACCATCCCAGAGCTGCATCAGCAATGGGCTTCCTTCCTTGATTCACTTGCTGAGGAACTGAATCTCGAATCCCACCAACTCCAGCAGGAGAGGCCCCATCGACTTTCCACAACAGAGCGACGCACCCGTAGAACCACTCTTCTAAACACAATCAACACCATCCGCCAACAGCGCCAGACGGCCCAGATGGAGCTGGGAGCCAGCCCCGAGAACCACCCCCTGCATCGTCTCTGGAGCCAATTGGATCTCCTCAGCTCCCAGCTGCTCAGCACAATCGATGGGCTTCGGGGCCTGCCGGCACCGATTCATTTTCCCGACGACGTCCGCCACCTCCACACACAAGAGGTGAGGGTGCTGGAAAAGGAAATCACGCTTCTGAACACACTCGCTGATGAAATCAGGCGCCCCTCACTTCTCAATCAACAAACCATGCGCTGCGAGGCCCTGAAAAGCGCCTTTCAGGACCTCCAAACCGAGGCAAACGAGCTTGAGCACCAAGTACTTCAGACCACCAAATCAGCCCAGGCCCAGGTGAGCGCCCAACGGTTGCGCCAGATGGTGCTGCGGGCATCGCTGTTGGGACACATGGTGATGATCACCCGAGACAACACCCCAGGCCTGGCCGGATCAACACCTGTCCTTGCCCAGGCGCTGGCGAGCGATGGCTCGGCAGGATCAGGCGGATTGCGATGA
- a CDS encoding aromatic acid exporter family protein, with translation MAAIVSFGVNGNLLRQSLRLGLSVLITCAIAQHFQRITYLWYPLLAVTFVVDDQDDNSLRAARGRILGTVTGGLVTFVVHTILSGWIGILVSLLISIPLLRRLGWSSGLSTAAVITIMFLGIPGYALLNWSYVFNRSVDTVVGIVVALLMGRLFWPKNRLARMQELSDDLVAILHHRLKAHSAAFQGRGPAPEPIDSEAITRSLLELQRLINVEESLGPRHIQRLRLRRWPQRMSLLRCLQVRWLLVERLLERLRPEEGMLALPELGRYLDPQQPLHLQALMLPRDTQQLSVPQRIALEEQVTRLTRLIRSQQILERAMA, from the coding sequence ATGGCAGCGATCGTGAGCTTCGGCGTGAACGGCAATCTGCTGCGACAGAGCCTGCGTCTCGGGCTGAGCGTGTTGATCACCTGCGCCATCGCCCAGCATTTTCAGCGCATCACCTATCTCTGGTACCCCCTGCTCGCCGTCACCTTCGTGGTCGACGACCAGGACGACAACTCCCTGCGGGCAGCCCGGGGTCGCATCCTGGGCACGGTCACCGGCGGGCTGGTGACCTTTGTGGTGCACACGATCCTCTCCGGTTGGATCGGCATCCTGGTGAGCCTCTTGATCTCGATTCCGCTGCTGCGGCGCCTCGGCTGGAGCAGCGGCCTCTCCACCGCCGCGGTGATTACGATCATGTTCCTGGGAATTCCGGGCTACGCCCTGCTGAACTGGAGCTACGTCTTCAACCGCAGCGTCGACACGGTGGTGGGCATCGTTGTGGCCCTGCTGATGGGTCGCCTGTTCTGGCCGAAGAATCGGCTGGCCCGCATGCAGGAGCTCAGCGATGACTTGGTGGCGATCCTGCATCACCGCCTGAAGGCCCACAGCGCCGCCTTCCAGGGCCGAGGCCCAGCGCCGGAACCGATTGATTCGGAAGCGATTACGCGCAGCCTGCTGGAACTGCAACGCCTGATCAATGTGGAGGAAAGCCTCGGACCTCGCCACATCCAGCGCTTGCGCCTACGCCGTTGGCCACAACGGATGAGCCTGCTGCGCTGCCTGCAGGTGCGCTGGTTGCTCGTGGAGCGCCTCTTGGAGCGCTTGCGGCCGGAGGAGGGAATGCTCGCGTTGCCTGAACTGGGTCGCTATTTAGATCCCCAGCAACCGTTACACCTCCAGGCACTAATGCTTCCCCGCGACACGCAACAACTCAGCGTGCCCCAACGGATCGCCCTTGAGGAGCAGGTGACGCGGCTCACTCGCCTGATTCGGAGCCAACAAATTCTTGAACGGGCGATGGCCTAA
- a CDS encoding MgtC/SapB family protein — translation MLSPDFLSTALSHTTDLDLDALWRMGAAVACGSAVGFNRFRTGRDHPHRLRVHVLVGLSACLLVLAAGDGLDSRSRAIQGVATGVGFLGAGEILQEPRSRKRGEPAHVRGLTSAASIWFTAALGVTVATSTPSIVLIALVLALIVLSFGGQNNTR, via the coding sequence GTGTTGTCGCCCGATTTCCTCTCCACCGCGCTGTCGCACACCACCGATCTCGACCTCGACGCGCTCTGGCGCATGGGTGCTGCGGTGGCCTGTGGCTCCGCTGTGGGGTTCAACCGCTTCCGCACCGGTCGCGATCATCCGCATCGCTTACGCGTGCATGTGCTCGTGGGGCTCAGTGCCTGTCTCCTGGTGCTCGCGGCCGGTGATGGGCTGGATAGCCGTAGTCGGGCGATTCAGGGGGTGGCCACGGGGGTGGGGTTCCTCGGTGCCGGCGAGATTCTTCAGGAACCGCGCTCGCGCAAGCGCGGTGAGCCGGCCCATGTGCGCGGCCTCACCAGCGCCGCGTCGATTTGGTTCACCGCGGCGTTGGGGGTGACCGTGGCCACGTCCACGCCATCGATTGTGCTCATCGCTCTGGTGCTGGCCCTGATCGTGCTCAGCTTTGGGGGTCAGAACAACACCCGGTAG
- a CDS encoding LCP family protein, translating into MKAPYPRPTAARSLLIAVSIGLGAGLLLSIPLRRSLAPGPATEAGDSLLPISNPFAAWSGFGNREVVVLGMDAGGGNTDAIFTIRVENGETRITQIPRDSYIDSRNFGPMKVNALYARGGAEAVKQELSRLMGRPIQHHILVNLEGIRTMGELVGGVRVDVPKRLYYLDRSQGLEIDLQPGPQTLKGRDLEGFLRWRHDGEGDLGRLARQQLVLKSLFSSLKRPENLVRLPALITAAGRNLKTDLGPMELGGLITAMGTTDLETERLKATPFDRNGISYLDTEWPGGNSSGADASETSSWRYRVLF; encoded by the coding sequence ATGAAAGCGCCGTACCCAAGGCCAACAGCCGCCCGTTCCCTGCTCATCGCCGTGAGCATCGGCCTGGGTGCGGGGTTGCTGCTTTCCATCCCCCTGCGACGCTCCTTAGCACCGGGACCCGCAACGGAAGCCGGTGACTCCTTGCTGCCAATCAGCAATCCCTTCGCCGCCTGGTCGGGCTTCGGCAACAGAGAAGTGGTGGTGCTCGGCATGGATGCCGGTGGCGGCAACACCGATGCGATCTTCACCATCCGGGTGGAGAACGGCGAAACCCGCATCACCCAGATCCCTAGAGACAGCTACATCGATTCGCGCAATTTCGGCCCGATGAAGGTCAACGCCCTCTATGCCCGGGGTGGCGCGGAGGCGGTGAAGCAGGAGCTCTCGCGGCTGATGGGGCGACCGATCCAACACCACATCCTGGTGAACCTGGAAGGCATCCGCACCATGGGTGAGCTGGTGGGCGGCGTGCGGGTGGATGTACCCAAGCGGTTGTATTACCTCGACCGCTCGCAGGGGCTGGAGATTGATCTTCAACCGGGACCGCAGACCCTCAAAGGACGAGATCTGGAGGGTTTTCTGCGCTGGCGCCACGACGGCGAAGGCGATTTAGGCCGGCTCGCGCGCCAACAACTGGTGCTCAAGAGTTTGTTCAGTTCGCTGAAACGACCGGAAAATCTGGTGCGCCTACCCGCCCTGATCACGGCCGCAGGGCGCAATCTCAAAACCGATCTAGGGCCGATGGAACTCGGTGGATTGATCACCGCCATGGGCACTACCGATCTGGAAACCGAGCGGCTCAAGGCCACGCCGTTCGACCGCAATGGCATCAGCTATCTCGACACCGAATGGCCCGGGGGCAACAGCAGCGGTGCCGATGCCAGTGAAACGAGCAGCTGGCGCTACCGGGTGTTGTTCTGA
- a CDS encoding cation:proton antiporter, whose amino-acid sequence MNASLAAAAPSTASISQLFHHPLGVFALLVGISMLVPPIVRKTGLPDLVGLLIAGILVGPNLLNWLQPGGETVNLFSDIGAIYLLFIVGLEIDLDEFSRVKTRSLTLGILHFLFGMATGTGIGILFGFPLVPSILVGTLIATHTPLGYPIVRSYGAQRDESVVVSVGSTILTDIASLLVLAIAMGLGKGSFSVPSVISLIASVCLFAVLVVVSIRTIGEKIFKSSINDENRIFLAVLLTLFIASLGAELAGVEKIVGAFLAGLAINSVLPEGKAKQQIIFVGGALFIPIFFIHLGLLIDLNSLRNSISEFELTALMVFGVIACKGIVSFIAGKLFGYNGNQVVMMWSLAMPQVAATLAAAFVGYEAGLLSASVLNGVLAMMVVTASLGPALTARSVTQLVEPDDDTKSFLVTSKPSLLASTSGDDLADPPRAVVRRPLKIVVPVANPATEYGLLSMASRLLTGGSDHSGQLLPMALVCPSLEEARGSLTRAVATARERLAQATAIGSTLGVPTHCLLRLDEDIAGGMSRSALEQGADLLLIGTGQPDKLRQWLFGDLVDGVCRSAHCPVVVVNLAGRDPEELQRILVPIKDLSASAREQFELAQRLLNHGGGGASGVITLLHIVDPRFSRHDRQWIERELRRWHPPGESHERIRIHLVQGPGIDQMIERSSRHHDLVILRSQRRRVAGLPIPASDRTSGLIRQLACPTMVISEPLH is encoded by the coding sequence ATGAATGCCTCGCTGGCTGCGGCCGCGCCATCAACCGCATCGATCTCTCAGCTTTTTCACCACCCGCTGGGGGTTTTCGCTCTGCTGGTGGGGATCTCGATGCTGGTGCCACCCATCGTCAGAAAAACAGGTTTACCCGACCTGGTGGGTCTGCTGATCGCAGGAATCCTCGTTGGCCCCAACCTCCTCAACTGGCTACAACCCGGCGGAGAAACCGTCAATCTTTTCTCGGATATTGGCGCCATTTATCTCCTCTTCATCGTAGGGCTAGAGATCGATCTTGACGAATTCAGCCGCGTCAAGACCCGTTCCTTAACACTCGGAATTCTCCACTTTCTGTTTGGCATGGCAACAGGAACAGGCATCGGAATCCTGTTCGGCTTCCCCCTTGTTCCATCCATTCTTGTGGGCACATTGATTGCCACCCACACCCCTCTTGGCTACCCGATTGTCCGCAGCTACGGAGCCCAACGCGATGAATCGGTCGTTGTGAGCGTTGGCAGCACAATTCTCACCGACATCGCCTCACTGCTGGTCCTCGCAATTGCCATGGGGCTCGGCAAGGGATCGTTTTCAGTTCCCAGCGTCATCAGCCTGATTGCCAGCGTCTGCTTGTTCGCAGTCCTTGTTGTTGTCAGCATCCGCACGATCGGAGAAAAGATTTTCAAAAGCAGCATCAACGATGAAAACCGGATTTTCCTCGCCGTTCTACTAACCCTCTTTATCGCTTCACTCGGAGCCGAACTGGCTGGCGTCGAAAAAATCGTGGGCGCTTTTCTAGCCGGCCTGGCCATCAACTCTGTTCTACCTGAAGGCAAGGCAAAGCAACAAATCATCTTTGTTGGGGGAGCTCTTTTTATCCCAATCTTTTTTATTCATCTTGGATTACTGATCGATCTCAACAGTCTTCGCAACAGCATCAGCGAGTTTGAACTCACCGCCTTAATGGTGTTTGGAGTGATTGCATGCAAAGGGATTGTCAGCTTTATCGCCGGCAAACTCTTTGGCTACAACGGCAATCAAGTGGTGATGATGTGGTCTTTGGCCATGCCTCAGGTTGCCGCGACTCTGGCTGCGGCCTTTGTGGGGTATGAAGCGGGCCTCTTGAGTGCCTCTGTGCTCAACGGAGTCCTCGCAATGATGGTGGTGACAGCGTCCCTTGGGCCAGCGCTCACGGCTCGCTCCGTCACACAACTTGTCGAACCTGATGACGACACCAAATCCTTCCTCGTCACCTCCAAACCATCGCTTCTTGCGAGTACATCCGGTGATGACCTCGCAGATCCACCCAGAGCGGTGGTTCGACGTCCCCTGAAAATCGTGGTGCCAGTGGCGAATCCCGCGACGGAGTACGGCCTGCTGAGCATGGCCTCACGTCTCTTGACTGGAGGATCAGACCACTCCGGCCAGCTGCTGCCGATGGCTCTGGTCTGCCCAAGCCTGGAGGAAGCCCGTGGCAGTCTCACCCGGGCCGTCGCCACCGCCAGAGAGCGACTGGCACAGGCCACGGCCATCGGATCCACCCTTGGGGTGCCGACGCACTGCCTGCTGCGGCTGGATGAAGACATCGCCGGTGGCATGAGTCGCAGCGCCCTGGAACAGGGGGCCGATCTGCTGCTGATCGGGACAGGACAGCCCGACAAACTGCGCCAGTGGCTGTTCGGTGATCTGGTGGATGGGGTCTGCCGCAGCGCCCACTGTCCTGTGGTGGTGGTGAATCTGGCCGGACGGGATCCGGAAGAGCTGCAACGGATCCTCGTCCCGATCAAGGACTTGTCCGCCAGCGCGCGCGAGCAGTTCGAACTGGCGCAGCGCCTGCTGAACCATGGCGGGGGCGGAGCCTCAGGGGTGATCACCCTGCTGCACATCGTTGATCCCCGTTTCAGCCGCCACGATCGCCAATGGATCGAACGGGAACTGCGGCGCTGGCATCCCCCAGGGGAATCGCACGAGCGCATCCGCATCCATCTGGTGCAAGGGCCAGGCATCGACCAGATGATCGAACGCTCCAGCCGCCACCATGATCTGGTGATTCTCCGCTCCCAGCGCCGCCGGGTGGCCGGCTTGCCCATCCCGGCAAGCGATCGCACCAGTGGCCTCATCCGCCAGCTCGCTTGCCCCACCATGGTGATCAGCGAGCCCCTGCATTGA
- a CDS encoding ABC transporter ATP-binding protein, with product MAHPPSTLQRLLAHLAPHRRLVLAASACSLLNKFFDLAPPVLIGLAVDVVVQQQTSWLARLGAVTVPSQLGVLAGLSFLVWSAESLFEYLYGVLWRNLAQTTQHSLRLQAYDHLQNLEMAFFENDSSGRLLTVLGDDINQLERFLDHGANEILQLITTVVLVGGAMAVMAPGVALFAYLPIPVILWGSLHFQKRLAPRYRDVRDRAGAMAARLANNLGGMLTIKSFTSEAWELEQLRQASDAYRQSNSRAIRLSAAFIPLIRFAILFAFLAILLIGGLQAWQGSIAVGTYSFLVFITQRLLWPLTTLGRTLDDYQRSMASTRRVLDLIDTPIRITGGQRRLHPDTLRGAISYDQVDFHYRERAPLLQNFSLRINAGETVGIVGATGSGKSTLVKLLLRLYPLQAGRICLDGLAIDQLNLTDLRRCIALVSQDVYLFHGSVADNIRYGQEQASAAAVRHAAELAEAHAFIAALPEGYDTVVGERGQRLSGGQRQRIALARAILKDAPILVLDEATAAVDNETEAAIQRSLLQITANRTTLVIAHRLSTVRHADRIVVMDHGRIAQKGTHDALIACGGAYADLWRVQAGLRPDEALAL from the coding sequence ATGGCACATCCCCCCTCCACCCTGCAGCGGCTGCTCGCCCACCTGGCCCCCCATCGCCGCCTGGTGCTGGCCGCCAGCGCCTGCTCCCTGTTGAACAAGTTCTTCGATCTGGCGCCACCGGTGCTGATCGGTCTCGCTGTGGATGTGGTGGTGCAACAGCAGACCTCCTGGCTGGCCAGACTGGGCGCCGTGACCGTCCCCAGTCAGCTCGGCGTGCTGGCTGGCCTCTCCTTCCTGGTGTGGAGTGCGGAATCGCTGTTCGAATATCTCTATGGCGTGCTCTGGCGCAACCTGGCCCAGACCACCCAACACAGCCTGCGCCTCCAGGCCTACGACCATCTTCAGAACCTGGAGATGGCCTTCTTCGAAAACGACAGCAGCGGCCGCTTGCTCACCGTGCTCGGCGATGACATCAACCAGCTGGAGCGGTTCCTCGATCACGGCGCCAACGAGATCCTGCAGCTGATCACCACGGTGGTGCTGGTGGGCGGAGCGATGGCTGTGATGGCACCCGGCGTCGCCCTGTTTGCCTATCTGCCCATCCCGGTGATCCTCTGGGGGTCACTCCATTTCCAGAAGCGCCTCGCTCCCCGCTACCGCGACGTGCGCGATCGGGCCGGTGCGATGGCCGCCAGGCTCGCCAACAATCTGGGCGGCATGCTCACGATCAAGAGCTTCACCAGCGAAGCCTGGGAACTGGAGCAACTCCGCCAGGCCAGTGACGCCTACAGGCAAAGCAACAGCCGGGCGATCCGTCTCTCCGCCGCCTTCATCCCCCTGATTCGCTTCGCCATCCTGTTCGCCTTCCTGGCGATCCTGCTCATCGGCGGATTGCAGGCCTGGCAAGGGTCGATCGCCGTGGGCACCTACAGCTTCCTGGTGTTCATCACTCAGCGATTGCTCTGGCCCCTCACCACCCTGGGCCGCACCCTCGACGATTATCAGCGCTCGATGGCTTCAACCCGGCGGGTGCTGGATCTGATCGACACGCCGATCCGAATCACCGGAGGCCAACGGCGGCTCCACCCGGACACGCTCCGAGGCGCCATCAGCTACGACCAGGTCGACTTCCACTACCGCGAGCGGGCACCGCTGCTGCAGAACTTCAGCCTTCGGATCAACGCCGGTGAAACTGTGGGCATTGTCGGCGCCACCGGATCGGGCAAGAGCACCCTGGTGAAACTGCTGCTGCGCCTCTATCCCCTCCAGGCCGGGCGAATCTGCCTGGATGGCCTGGCGATCGACCAGCTCAATCTCACCGATCTGCGGCGCTGCATCGCCCTGGTGAGCCAGGACGTGTATCTGTTTCATGGCAGCGTCGCCGACAACATCCGCTACGGCCAGGAGCAGGCCAGTGCCGCAGCCGTGCGTCACGCTGCCGAACTGGCCGAGGCCCATGCCTTCATTGCCGCCCTGCCCGAGGGATACGACACCGTGGTGGGCGAACGTGGCCAGCGGCTCTCAGGCGGACAACGCCAGCGCATCGCCCTGGCGCGGGCGATCCTCAAAGATGCGCCGATCCTGGTGCTCGATGAAGCCACTGCAGCGGTGGACAACGAAACAGAAGCGGCGATTCAACGCTCGCTGCTGCAGATCACGGCCAACCGCACCACACTGGTGATTGCTCACCGCCTCAGCACCGTGCGGCACGCGGACCGGATTGTGGTGATGGATCACGGACGCATTGCCCAGAAAGGCACGCACGACGCCCTGATCGCCTGCGGTGGCGCCTACGCCGATCTCTGGCGAGTGCAGGCAGGCCTGCGTCCTGACGAAGCCCTCGCCCTCTGA
- a CDS encoding oxaloacetate decarboxylase, with amino-acid sequence MHAFISPADQLRAILAGESCQVMPCCFDALSARLVERAGFPLTFMSGFSVAAARAALPDTGLLTVTEMLDQGRSICSAVRIPVIGDGDTGHGNAANVQRTMHQFARAGFAGIMLEDQLAPKRCGHTGVKEVVSREEALGRIRAAAAARAEGADLVIVARTDARSALAASHGDEAALEEALWRLKAFAELGADVLFLEAPRSEAELRRFCAEVPGWRMANMLEGGFTPLLPPAQLAAMGFRLAAYPLTLLSCAAAAMQAALADLAAGRPPERMLEFAELRELVGFDQYDAMLQAHARSSL; translated from the coding sequence ATGCATGCGTTCATCAGTCCTGCCGATCAACTGCGGGCGATCTTGGCGGGGGAGTCGTGCCAGGTGATGCCCTGCTGCTTCGATGCCCTCTCGGCGCGGTTGGTGGAGCGGGCCGGCTTTCCGCTCACCTTCATGAGCGGCTTCTCGGTGGCCGCGGCGCGGGCCGCGTTGCCCGATACGGGCTTGCTCACCGTGACGGAGATGCTCGATCAGGGGCGCTCGATCTGCAGTGCGGTGCGCATCCCGGTGATCGGCGATGGCGACACGGGCCATGGCAACGCGGCCAACGTGCAGCGCACCATGCACCAGTTCGCCCGGGCCGGGTTCGCGGGGATCATGTTGGAAGACCAGCTGGCCCCGAAGCGCTGCGGCCACACGGGGGTGAAGGAGGTGGTGAGCCGCGAGGAGGCGCTGGGCCGGATTCGCGCCGCGGCGGCGGCCCGCGCCGAAGGCGCCGATCTGGTGATCGTGGCGCGCACCGATGCCCGCTCGGCCCTGGCGGCCAGCCATGGCGATGAGGCTGCGTTGGAGGAGGCCCTGTGGCGCTTGAAGGCCTTCGCTGAGCTGGGCGCCGACGTGTTGTTCCTGGAGGCGCCCCGTTCGGAGGCGGAGCTGCGCCGCTTCTGCGCCGAGGTGCCCGGCTGGCGCATGGCCAACATGTTGGAGGGAGGCTTCACGCCGCTTTTGCCGCCCGCACAGTTGGCGGCGATGGGCTTCCGGCTGGCGGCCTATCCGCTCACCCTGCTCTCCTGCGCCGCCGCCGCGATGCAAGCCGCCCTGGCGGATCTGGCGGCCGGGCGTCCACCGGAGCGGATGCTGGAGTTTGCGGAGCTGCGTGAGCTGGTGGGGTTCGATCAATACGACGCCATGCTGCAAGCCCACGCCCGTAGCTCACTGTGA
- a CDS encoding RNA-binding protein, producing MTIYIGNLSFQAEQEDLLDLFSQYGDVKSASLPLDRETGRKRGFAFVEMNNDSDEQKAIDDLQNVEWMGRMIRVNKATPRERTGGGGGGYGGGGNRGGGGGGGYGGGNRW from the coding sequence ATGACCATCTACATCGGCAATCTCTCCTTCCAAGCGGAGCAGGAGGATCTGCTCGACCTCTTCAGCCAGTACGGCGACGTCAAGAGCGCCAGCCTGCCCCTGGATCGCGAAACCGGCCGCAAGCGTGGCTTCGCTTTCGTGGAAATGAACAACGACAGCGACGAGCAGAAAGCGATCGACGATCTCCAGAACGTGGAGTGGATGGGCCGCATGATCCGCGTCAATAAAGCGACCCCGCGCGAGCGCACCGGTGGTGGTGGTGGCGGCTACGGCGGTGGCGGCAACCGTGGCGGCGGCGGCGGTGGTGGTTATGGCGGTGGCAACCGCTGGTGA